In a genomic window of Nostoc sp. UHCC 0870:
- a CDS encoding amino acid adenylation domain-containing protein, giving the protein MKVLTVQDSYQLSSIQQGMLFNSLVAQNSGVDIEQMICVVDEKIDIFAFQKAWQRVVERHAVLRTSFDLQNGREPLQCVHQWVKIPLEQQDWCGLSAQEQSTKLQAYLQSDRKLGFDLNVAPLMRLALFQLQESVYQFIWTFHHAVLDGRSMSIIIKEVFTFYDAFLEGKDLQLPQPRPYQDHIAWLQQQDWSKSASFWRDLLKGFTAPTPLLVDSNPRNQSGFGEQAIRLSEKTTAMLQSVAEQHQLTLNTLVQGAWALLLSRYSGESDVVFGATRACRHSSVAGAQSMVGLLINTLPVRVKVSGEKPLLTWLKELRSQWMVLRDYEHTPLVNIQRWSDIPAGTSLFDSILVFDKYELNSALRSQGDRWQNLEIKQEEQTNFPLTLVGYAELELLLKLKYDQNKFDDAKIGRMLGHLQTLLSSMATHPWQCLGELPLLTTDERHQMLMEWNHTQTDFAEQLCIHQLFEAQVEQTPDAIAVVCGQEQLTYKELNWRANQLANHLKQLGVKPGVLVGVYLERSLEMIPAVLGILKAGGAYVPLEPSFPKARIQLLLSSLQINCVVTQTDLLASIHELELSALEHLICLDKSAYSTAGKKPENHQEIFSPTPLHPHTPTLSVWHRSYLDLLPTANLPTSANSNDIAYVIFTSGSTGTPKGVVVRHQPVINLIEWVNKTFNVNAQDRVLFITSLCFDLSVYDIFGLLAAGGSIRVVSSDDVRDPEALLHILCHEPITFWDSAPPALQQLAGFFHKVQESNCHPQLRLVFMSGDWIPVTLPDLLKTTFPGVEVISLGGATEATVWSNYYPIGKVEPHWKSIPYGKPIQNAQYYILDAYLNPCPIGVTGELYIGGECLASGYLNQPELTAQKFIPNPFSSNPEARLYKTGDLARYLSDGNIEFLGRIDHQVKIRGFRIELGEIESVLTQHDYVEETVVIAREDEPGNKRLVAYVVINGESAPVMNELRRFLQEKLPEYMIPSAFVVIAKIPLTPNGKVDRRALPIPDQRPELEKAFVAPRNAVEIELAGIWSEVLGIQSIGISDNFFELGGNSLLAVRLFTQVENKFSQKLPLATLLQSPTIEQLARILSESNTKTSWSSLVTIQSGSSAKRPLFLIHALGGNVIGYQTLVRHLGAEQPVYGLQAQGLDGKQAPHTRVEDMASHYIQEIRTVQPHGPYLLGGFSSGGIVAYEMARQLVAQGDRVALLAMFDTYNPSLYINHPSLLRTLYVYWLTLLRLPSVDRRNYALAKIDWFQSMLTGKPSSKFDLWNEHSFAEDANPYNMALIEALKQATMVDYVAKPYAGKVTLFTTKEVLRWCQFQPCRGWSAMARQGVEIHEIPGTHLGMLGEPGVQTLAEKLMVCLEEAQGDNQVISPKVEKMRWILEKSDWRLPKSKITSKS; this is encoded by the coding sequence ATGAAGGTATTAACTGTACAAGATTCATATCAACTTTCCTCTATACAGCAAGGAATGCTGTTCAACAGTCTAGTTGCTCAAAATTCGGGGGTAGATATTGAGCAAATGATCTGTGTAGTTGATGAAAAAATAGATATTTTCGCATTTCAAAAAGCATGGCAGAGAGTTGTAGAAAGACACGCAGTATTGAGAACTAGCTTTGATTTGCAAAACGGACGAGAACCTCTGCAATGTGTTCATCAATGGGTAAAAATTCCCCTAGAACAGCAAGATTGGTGTGGCTTGTCTGCTCAAGAACAATCGACTAAATTGCAAGCTTATCTGCAAAGCGATCGCAAGCTGGGCTTTGATTTAAATGTCGCGCCATTGATGCGTCTAGCATTATTTCAGTTGCAAGAATCTGTCTACCAATTTATTTGGACGTTTCACCATGCTGTGTTGGATGGTCGCTCTATGTCCATCATCATCAAGGAAGTGTTCACCTTTTATGATGCTTTCCTTGAAGGAAAAGACTTACAACTTCCTCAACCCCGTCCTTATCAAGACCACATCGCATGGTTACAGCAACAGGATTGGTCTAAATCTGCAAGTTTTTGGCGGGACTTGCTCAAAGGCTTCACTGCACCCACGCCTTTATTAGTAGACTCAAACCCTCGCAATCAAAGCGGTTTTGGCGAGCAAGCAATCCGACTCTCAGAAAAAACTACGGCGATGTTGCAGTCTGTAGCAGAACAACATCAACTCACGCTGAATACTTTAGTACAAGGTGCTTGGGCTTTATTGCTAAGTCGTTATAGTGGTGAGTCCGATGTTGTGTTTGGGGCGACAAGAGCCTGTCGTCATTCCTCTGTAGCTGGGGCGCAGTCGATGGTAGGACTGTTGATAAATACTTTGCCAGTTCGAGTCAAGGTGTCAGGGGAAAAACCGCTTTTGACTTGGCTGAAAGAATTGCGATCGCAGTGGATGGTGTTGCGAGACTATGAACACACCCCCCTAGTCAACATTCAAAGATGGAGCGATATTCCCGCCGGAACTTCCTTATTTGATAGCATTTTGGTATTTGACAAGTATGAATTGAATTCGGCTTTACGTTCTCAGGGTGACAGATGGCAAAATCTGGAGATAAAGCAAGAAGAACAAACTAACTTTCCTCTGACATTGGTTGGCTATGCAGAGTTAGAACTTTTATTGAAGCTCAAATATGACCAAAACAAGTTTGATGATGCCAAAATTGGGCGAATGCTGGGACATCTTCAGACTTTATTGTCCAGTATGGCGACTCATCCTTGGCAGTGTTTAGGAGAATTACCACTATTAACGACAGATGAAAGACATCAAATGTTGATGGAGTGGAATCATACACAAACAGATTTTGCAGAACAACTTTGTATTCATCAACTGTTTGAAGCGCAGGTAGAGCAGACACCAGACGCTATAGCCGTTGTTTGTGGACAGGAACAACTCACCTACAAAGAGTTAAACTGGAGAGCCAATCAGTTAGCCAATCACCTCAAGCAACTGGGTGTCAAGCCAGGGGTGTTAGTTGGTGTATATTTAGAGCGATCGCTAGAAATGATTCCGGCTGTCCTGGGGATTTTGAAAGCTGGAGGCGCATACGTACCACTAGAACCCAGTTTCCCTAAAGCACGCATTCAATTATTGCTGTCTTCTCTGCAAATTAACTGTGTAGTCACCCAAACTGACTTGTTAGCTAGTATTCATGAGTTAGAACTGAGCGCACTAGAACATTTAATCTGTTTAGATAAATCTGCATATAGTACAGCAGGCAAAAAACCAGAGAATCACCAAGAAATCTTTTCCCCTACACCCCTACACCCTCATACCCCTACACTCTCTGTTTGGCATCGTTCTTATCTAGATTTACTGCCTACAGCCAACTTACCAACATCTGCTAATTCCAATGATATTGCCTATGTGATTTTTACCTCTGGCTCTACAGGTACACCAAAGGGGGTTGTAGTTCGTCATCAACCAGTAATCAATCTGATTGAGTGGGTGAATAAAACATTTAATGTTAATGCTCAGGATAGGGTTTTATTTATTACATCCTTATGTTTTGACTTGTCAGTTTATGACATTTTCGGACTGTTAGCCGCAGGTGGTTCGATTCGGGTGGTATCTAGTGATGATGTTCGAGATCCAGAAGCTTTACTGCACATTCTCTGTCATGAGCCGATTACATTTTGGGATTCTGCGCCGCCTGCACTCCAACAACTGGCTGGCTTTTTCCACAAGGTTCAAGAAAGTAATTGTCATCCCCAACTGCGGTTAGTATTTATGAGTGGTGATTGGATACCAGTCACACTACCAGATTTACTCAAAACCACCTTCCCAGGGGTTGAGGTAATTAGTTTGGGTGGAGCAACGGAAGCCACTGTTTGGTCTAATTATTATCCCATCGGCAAAGTCGAGCCGCATTGGAAGAGTATTCCCTATGGTAAACCCATTCAAAATGCTCAATATTACATTCTCGATGCTTACCTCAATCCTTGCCCGATTGGTGTGACTGGGGAATTGTATATTGGTGGAGAATGTTTAGCCTCTGGCTATTTAAATCAACCCGAACTCACAGCCCAAAAATTCATCCCCAATCCCTTTAGCAGCAATCCAGAAGCACGGCTTTATAAAACTGGAGACTTAGCCCGCTATCTCAGTGATGGTAATATTGAATTCCTCGGTCGGATTGATCATCAAGTTAAGATTCGCGGTTTCCGCATCGAGTTGGGAGAGATTGAAAGTGTACTCACACAACACGACTATGTAGAGGAAACTGTAGTTATAGCCAGGGAAGATGAGCCAGGAAATAAGCGTTTAGTGGCGTATGTGGTGATAAACGGTGAATCTGCACCTGTGATGAATGAATTACGGCGGTTTCTGCAAGAAAAATTGCCAGAGTATATGATTCCATCGGCTTTTGTTGTGATCGCCAAAATCCCACTAACTCCTAATGGTAAAGTAGACCGCCGCGCTCTGCCTATCCCTGACCAAAGACCAGAACTAGAAAAAGCCTTTGTTGCACCTAGGAATGCTGTAGAAATTGAGTTAGCGGGAATTTGGTCAGAGGTTTTAGGTATTCAATCAATTGGCATCAGCGATAATTTCTTTGAGTTGGGGGGAAATTCCCTACTTGCAGTAAGATTGTTTACACAAGTAGAAAATAAATTTAGTCAAAAACTTCCCCTAGCTACCTTGTTGCAATCACCAACCATAGAACAATTAGCTAGGATTCTCAGCGAATCAAACACAAAAACTTCTTGGTCTTCTTTGGTAACAATTCAGTCAGGTAGCAGTGCGAAACGTCCTTTATTCTTAATCCATGCTCTGGGAGGTAATGTAATTGGCTACCAAACTCTAGTGCGTCACCTGGGTGCAGAGCAACCTGTATATGGACTGCAAGCACAAGGACTTGATGGTAAACAAGCTCCCCACACTAGAGTTGAGGACATGGCCTCTCACTACATCCAAGAAATTCGCACTGTTCAACCCCATGGCCCTTATCTGTTGGGTGGTTTCTCTAGTGGTGGAATTGTTGCCTATGAAATGGCTCGTCAGTTAGTTGCTCAAGGCGATCGCGTGGCTTTACTGGCAATGTTTGATACATATAACCCCAGTCTATATATCAATCATCCCTCCCTATTGCGGACATTGTACGTCTACTGGCTTACCCTATTGCGACTGCCATCTGTAGATAGAAGGAACTATGCTCTCGCCAAAATAGATTGGTTTCAGTCCATGTTAACTGGCAAACCCAGCAGTAAATTTGACTTGTGGAATGAACATTCCTTTGCTGAAGATGCCAACCCTTACAACATGGCATTAATAGAAGCTCTCAAGCAGGCGACAATGGTGGATTATGTAGCCAAACCCTACGCTGGTAAGGTAACTTTATTTACTACCAAAGAAGTTTTGAGATGGTGTCAATTCCAACCCTGTAGAGGCTGGAGTGCAATGGCGAGACAAGGGGTAGAAATTCACGAAATTCCTGGTACACACCTAGGTATGCTGGGAGAACCAGGTGTGCAGACGCTAGCTGAAAAATTGATGGTTTGTTTAGAGGAAGCACAAGGTGATAATCAGGTAATATCACCAAAAGTTGAGAAGATGCGATGGATACTTGAGAAAAGTGATTGGAGACTTCCCAAAAGTAAAATCACTAGCAAATCATAG
- a CDS encoding UDP-N-acetylglucosamine--LPS N-acetylglucosamine transferase, with the protein MTKTWLIYALGGGWGHITRALSLGRIAANRRKVEIITNSPYAQHISNDGCLLHWIYDDASFEETCLQVREIFLNTHYDCLIVDTFPRGLGGELADILPQLQTIPRILIHRDINPRYVKVKDLRSFVTNNFDAVIVPGEGKHLPLSDLPGVIHTAPWLIRNAEELLDQKIVRSRILKVDDDRQIILVCAAGQASELPLFNQLTRRLHEAFPECAVRILSPHCPEDELKTLWVSHHPGIECLAAADVVVGGAGYNTVYECASVGVPLVALALPRLYDRQLKRASKINQVQNIPDALFTVKKILDTVSNSQSIPTYINGAIAAVHHIMNFEF; encoded by the coding sequence TTGACTAAAACTTGGTTAATTTATGCCCTTGGTGGCGGTTGGGGACATATAACCCGTGCTTTGTCTTTGGGGAGAATTGCAGCTAACCGAAGAAAAGTAGAAATTATTACAAATAGCCCTTATGCACAGCACATTAGTAATGACGGATGCTTATTACATTGGATTTATGATGATGCGAGTTTTGAAGAAACTTGTCTACAAGTACGGGAAATTTTCTTAAATACTCACTATGATTGCTTAATTGTTGATACCTTTCCCAGAGGTTTGGGGGGTGAGTTGGCTGATATCTTACCCCAGTTACAGACTATACCCCGAATTTTGATTCATCGAGATATTAACCCCCGCTATGTAAAGGTTAAAGATTTACGATCATTTGTAACTAATAATTTTGATGCCGTGATTGTACCAGGGGAAGGAAAGCATTTACCTTTGTCCGATTTACCAGGCGTGATACATACCGCACCGTGGTTAATTCGCAATGCTGAGGAATTACTCGATCAAAAAATTGTGCGATCGCGTATTCTCAAAGTTGATGATGATCGTCAAATTATCCTAGTGTGTGCAGCTGGGCAAGCTTCAGAGTTACCTTTATTTAATCAACTTACCCGACGACTACATGAGGCTTTCCCTGAATGTGCTGTGAGAATTTTATCGCCTCATTGCCCTGAAGACGAACTCAAGACGTTATGGGTATCTCACCATCCAGGGATAGAATGTTTAGCCGCAGCAGATGTAGTTGTAGGCGGTGCGGGGTACAACACAGTTTACGAATGTGCATCTGTGGGTGTACCTTTAGTAGCATTAGCACTACCACGACTGTACGATCGCCAACTCAAAAGAGCTAGCAAAATTAACCAGGTGCAAAACATCCCAGATGCACTCTTCACTGTGAAAAAAATCCTAGACACAGTAAGCAACAGTCAATCTATCCCAACTTACATCAACGGCGCGATCGCCGCAGTGCATCACATAATGAATTTTGAGTTTTGA
- a CDS encoding RNA-guided endonuclease InsQ/TnpB family protein, whose amino-acid sequence MIVYEFKVKGKEKQYQAINEAIRTSQFIQNKCLRYWMDNKDSKVDKYALNKYCAVLAAEFPFADELNSMARQSAAERSWSAISRFYDNCKKKIKGKKGFPKFKKNCRSVEYKSTGWKLTLTRKSITFSDKKGIGTLKLKGTYDLNYYDIKQIKRVRLVRRADGYYAQFAVDVDARIETQPSHQLVGIDLGLKYFIADNKGNVEPSPQFYRKSEKQLNRANRKKSKKFSKEKKKARARQSNNYHKARNRYARKHLRVSRQRNEYCKKLAYSVIQSNDLVAYEDLNVKGLVRNRHLAKSISDAGWSTFRLWLEYFGHKYGKVTVAVPPHNTSQNCSNCGEKVKKSLSTRTHVCSHCGYVEDRDINAAINILRLGLSTVGHTGTYATGDLPSWAIGRGLSSNGESVNVESSRL is encoded by the coding sequence ATGATTGTTTACGAGTTTAAGGTTAAGGGTAAAGAAAAGCAATATCAGGCAATAAACGAAGCAATTCGTACCAGCCAATTCATTCAAAATAAGTGCTTGCGCTATTGGATGGATAACAAGGATTCAAAGGTAGATAAGTATGCTTTGAATAAATATTGTGCTGTATTAGCTGCGGAATTTCCTTTTGCTGATGAACTTAACTCAATGGCTAGACAATCTGCGGCGGAACGTTCTTGGAGTGCAATTTCTCGGTTTTACGATAACTGTAAAAAGAAGATCAAAGGTAAAAAGGGGTTTCCTAAATTTAAGAAAAACTGCCGTTCAGTTGAATACAAATCAACGGGATGGAAGCTAACTCTTACTCGTAAGTCTATAACTTTCTCAGATAAGAAAGGTATCGGAACTCTGAAATTAAAGGGAACTTACGACCTTAACTATTACGACATCAAGCAGATTAAGCGTGTCCGTTTAGTACGTCGTGCGGATGGCTATTACGCCCAATTTGCAGTTGACGTTGATGCCAGGATAGAAACTCAACCCTCACATCAATTAGTGGGTATTGACTTGGGGCTAAAGTATTTCATTGCTGACAATAAAGGCAATGTAGAACCATCCCCCCAGTTCTACCGCAAATCAGAAAAACAGCTAAACCGTGCAAATCGCAAAAAGTCTAAAAAGTTCAGCAAAGAAAAGAAGAAAGCTCGCGCAAGGCAATCCAACAATTACCACAAAGCTAGAAATAGATATGCTCGTAAGCATTTAAGAGTAAGTAGGCAACGAAATGAGTATTGCAAGAAATTAGCATACTCCGTCATCCAATCTAACGATTTGGTAGCCTATGAAGATTTAAATGTCAAAGGGTTGGTACGTAATCGACATCTAGCTAAATCAATCTCTGATGCTGGTTGGTCAACTTTCCGCCTGTGGTTAGAATATTTTGGTCATAAATATGGGAAAGTAACAGTTGCTGTTCCTCCCCATAATACAAGCCAAAATTGCTCTAACTGTGGCGAGAAAGTCAAGAAATCTCTGTCTACAAGGACTCATGTTTGTTCACATTGCGGATATGTGGAAGACAGAGACATCAACGCAGCAATCAACATTTTGAGACTAGGACTCAGTACGGTAGGGCATACCGGAACTTACGCTACAGGAGATTTGCCCTCTTGGGCGATTGGCCGCGGCCTGTCGTCTAACGGCGAGTCTGTGAATGTAGAATCCTCACGCCTTTAG
- a CDS encoding FtsW/RodA/SpoVE family cell cycle protein, translated as MNLRSLIPIFDDSVSSWALEARLLRWLTFTWLFIGLIILFSASYVVADVRQGDGLFYFKRQIIWVFAALIGFNIIVNQPLQKILGVSHWLLGIFLALIFVTLIPGLGKKAFDAARWIAIGPIPIQPSELIKPFLVLQSARLFGQWERLTWRVRLTWLGIFGLVILGILAQPNLSTAALCGMTIWMIALAGGLPYKYLAGTAIGGFSLGLLSISIKEYQRRRVMSFLNPWADATGDGYQLVQSLLAVGSGKTWGLGFGMSQQKRFHLPIQDTDFIFAIFSEEFGFVGSILLLLMLAGFATLGLIVALKAKNPIYRLVAIGITTIMVGQSLLHIAVATGALPTTGLPLPMFSYGGNSMIASLIGSALLIRVARESSEAEVVPLRRPQLEKKRQRRRML; from the coding sequence GTGAATCTACGCAGCCTAATTCCAATTTTTGATGATTCCGTCTCCAGCTGGGCATTAGAAGCGCGGTTGTTACGCTGGTTAACATTTACTTGGCTATTTATCGGCTTGATTATCCTATTTTCAGCCTCCTATGTAGTAGCTGATGTGCGTCAAGGCGATGGCTTATTTTACTTTAAACGACAAATTATTTGGGTTTTCGCCGCCCTAATTGGATTCAATATCATTGTGAATCAACCCTTGCAGAAAATTCTCGGCGTATCCCATTGGTTGCTAGGAATATTTTTAGCCTTAATTTTTGTAACTCTCATTCCAGGATTGGGTAAAAAAGCCTTTGATGCAGCCCGTTGGATAGCCATTGGGCCGATTCCCATTCAGCCTTCAGAATTAATCAAACCCTTTTTAGTTCTGCAAAGTGCGCGATTATTCGGTCAATGGGAAAGACTAACTTGGCGGGTGCGTTTAACTTGGCTGGGTATTTTTGGCTTAGTAATTTTAGGAATTCTCGCCCAGCCTAACTTAAGTACAGCCGCACTTTGCGGTATGACTATTTGGATGATTGCTTTAGCTGGTGGCTTACCTTACAAGTATTTAGCCGGAACAGCAATAGGAGGATTCTCGTTAGGGTTACTCAGCATCAGTATTAAAGAATATCAACGCAGGCGGGTAATGTCATTCCTGAATCCTTGGGCGGATGCAACAGGAGACGGCTATCAGTTAGTACAGAGTCTTTTAGCCGTAGGTTCTGGCAAAACTTGGGGTTTAGGGTTTGGGATGTCCCAACAAAAGCGGTTTCATTTACCAATTCAAGACACAGATTTTATTTTTGCTATATTTTCGGAAGAGTTTGGCTTTGTTGGCAGTATTTTACTGTTGCTTATGTTAGCGGGATTTGCCACCCTAGGGTTAATTGTGGCACTGAAGGCGAAAAACCCTATATACCGATTGGTAGCAATTGGTATCACCACTATCATGGTAGGACAATCACTGCTCCATATTGCTGTGGCAACAGGTGCATTACCAACAACAGGCTTACCCCTACCGATGTTTAGCTATGGTGGTAATTCGATGATTGCTAGCTTGATAGGTTCAGCCTTGCTAATTCGGGTAGCCAGGGAAAGCAGCGAAGCCGAGGTAGTACCTTTAAGAAGACCTCAACTTGAAAAGAAGCGTCAACGCCGGCGGATGTTGTAA
- a CDS encoding type II toxin-antitoxin system VapC family toxin: MILLDTHVWLWWLHTPEQLSERNRTLLTIGENQNAVLVSAISIWEIAVKHSAGKLPLPLSVNEWFALAKTRPGIIIEPLDPLDAIASTQLPGDFHKDPADRIIVAIAYRRNIELMTCDQKILNYPYVKTLW; this comes from the coding sequence ATGATTTTACTCGACACTCACGTTTGGCTTTGGTGGCTTCATACCCCAGAACAGCTTTCCGAGCGTAACCGTACCCTATTAACCATAGGCGAAAATCAAAACGCTGTTTTGGTTTCTGCCATTTCTATTTGGGAAATCGCAGTCAAACATAGTGCAGGAAAACTACCACTCCCCCTTTCCGTCAATGAATGGTTCGCACTTGCCAAAACTCGACCCGGAATTATCATAGAACCACTCGATCCCTTGGATGCAATCGCCAGCACTCAATTACCCGGCGACTTCCACAAAGACCCGGCTGATCGCATTATTGTTGCCATCGCCTACCGTCGCAATATAGAACTCATGACCTGCGATCAAAAAATCCTCAACTATCCATACGTCAAAACACTTTGGTAA
- the bchI gene encoding magnesium chelatase ATPase subunit I, giving the protein MTPTAQSTASVRRVVFPFTAIVGQEEMKLALLLNVIDPKIGGVMIMGDRGTGKTTTIRALADLLPEIPVVVNDPFNSDPSDPDLMSDEVRQRTGQGVEIPIELKKVQMVDLPLGATEDRVCGTIDIEKALSEGVKAFEPGLLAKANRGILYVDEVNLLDDHLVDVLLDSAASGWNTVEREGISIRHPARFVLVGSGNPEEGELRPQLLDRFGMHAEIHTVKEPALRVQIVEQRSEFDQNPPVFLEHHKTEQEALQQKIVNAQKLLPEVKLDYDSRVKISEVCSELDVDGLRGDIVTNRAAKALAAFEGRTEVTIDDIRRVITLCLRHRLRKDPLESIDSGYKVEKAFARVFGVELPEDDTTQKNGTGQMKTGVR; this is encoded by the coding sequence GTGACTCCAACTGCTCAATCCACGGCAAGTGTGCGTCGCGTGGTATTTCCATTTACGGCAATTGTAGGCCAGGAAGAAATGAAACTGGCTCTGCTGTTGAACGTGATTGATCCCAAAATCGGTGGTGTAATGATTATGGGCGATCGCGGCACAGGTAAAACCACAACTATCCGTGCGCTGGCTGACCTCTTACCAGAAATCCCCGTCGTTGTCAATGATCCTTTCAATAGTGACCCCAGCGACCCCGACCTGATGAGCGATGAAGTCCGCCAAAGGACAGGCCAAGGAGTCGAAATTCCTATAGAACTAAAAAAAGTTCAAATGGTAGACTTACCCCTAGGAGCTACAGAAGACCGGGTTTGCGGCACTATTGACATAGAGAAAGCTTTATCTGAAGGTGTGAAAGCCTTTGAACCAGGACTCTTAGCTAAAGCTAACCGGGGTATCCTCTACGTGGATGAGGTCAACTTGCTAGATGACCACCTAGTAGACGTACTCCTCGACTCTGCTGCTAGTGGCTGGAATACTGTAGAACGGGAAGGTATTTCTATTCGCCACCCAGCAAGATTTGTCTTGGTAGGTTCTGGTAATCCAGAAGAAGGTGAACTACGTCCCCAACTACTTGACCGCTTCGGAATGCACGCCGAAATTCATACCGTCAAAGAACCAGCTTTGCGGGTGCAAATCGTAGAACAACGGTCAGAATTTGACCAAAATCCCCCAGTATTTCTAGAGCATCATAAAACTGAGCAAGAAGCACTGCAACAAAAAATTGTCAACGCTCAAAAGCTATTACCAGAAGTCAAACTGGACTATGACTCACGGGTGAAAATTTCTGAAGTTTGTTCAGAATTAGATGTAGACGGCTTGCGGGGTGATATCGTTACCAACCGAGCCGCCAAAGCCTTAGCAGCTTTTGAAGGTCGGACAGAAGTTACAATTGATGATATACGCCGCGTCATTACCTTATGTCTGCGTCACCGTCTGCGGAAAGACCCGCTAGAATCAATAGACTCTGGCTACAAAGTTGAAAAAGCTTTTGCACGTGTCTTTGGTGTAGAACTACCAGAAGATGACACTACCCAAAAAAATGGTACAGGTCAAATGAAGACAGGTGTCCGGTAA
- a CDS encoding nucleotidyltransferase domain-containing protein encodes MKRIEVEKRTIFIGLAGSHGYGLNRPDSDWDFRGVFIAPKRYYLGFDRIEQKDAGWDEPGIFPFIDGNKDTVIYELKKVLHLLAGANPNVLELLWLPNYPVLTSVGQHLIKHRELFLSRKVKHTYSGYAFAQIKKMETHRKWLLHPPQKKPLPSDFGIENEEPLIKDELNAFLEYLYILIRGRIEFLEEAEELYKLLTADIDFKGVLKQYTLPDEVLDYTQKLTNSRKDFIRLLQKSQNYQIALREWKAYISWQENRNPARAEMERKSGFDLKHGMHCIRLLRSGLEILQTGKVIVDRRIAGDVEDLKAILKGEYSYEQVMQMADDLVAQMESVYAISALPHQPDLEQINDLCMELVEMEGWG; translated from the coding sequence ATGAAAAGAATAGAAGTTGAAAAAAGAACTATTTTCATTGGTTTAGCAGGTAGCCACGGCTATGGGTTAAATCGTCCTGATTCTGACTGGGATTTTCGGGGTGTGTTTATTGCACCTAAAAGATATTATTTGGGATTTGACCGCATAGAACAAAAAGATGCTGGTTGGGATGAACCTGGTATTTTTCCTTTTATTGATGGTAATAAAGACACAGTTATCTATGAATTAAAGAAAGTCCTTCATTTATTAGCTGGGGCTAATCCTAATGTTTTAGAATTGCTGTGGTTGCCTAATTATCCTGTTTTAACATCAGTTGGTCAGCATTTAATTAAGCATAGAGAATTGTTTTTGAGCAGGAAAGTCAAACATACTTATTCTGGCTATGCTTTTGCTCAAATCAAAAAGATGGAAACTCATCGTAAGTGGTTATTACATCCGCCGCAAAAGAAACCACTACCATCTGATTTTGGCATAGAAAATGAAGAACCTTTGATTAAAGATGAGTTAAATGCTTTTTTAGAGTACCTTTATATCTTAATTAGAGGCAGAATTGAATTTTTAGAAGAAGCTGAAGAATTATATAAGTTACTCACGGCTGATATTGATTTTAAGGGGGTGCTAAAACAATATACTTTACCTGATGAAGTTTTGGATTACACCCAGAAATTAACCAATAGCCGGAAGGATTTTATTCGCTTATTACAAAAAAGTCAAAACTATCAAATAGCCTTAAGAGAATGGAAGGCTTATATATCATGGCAAGAAAATAGAAATCCGGCTAGGGCGGAAATGGAAAGAAAGTCAGGTTTTGACCTCAAACACGGGATGCACTGCATTAGATTACTACGCAGTGGGTTAGAAATATTGCAAACAGGAAAAGTGATTGTAGATAGGAGAATAGCAGGTGATGTTGAGGACTTAAAAGCTATTCTCAAAGGTGAATATTCTTATGAACAGGTGATGCAAATGGCAGATGATTTAGTGGCTCAAATGGAATCTGTTTATGCAATATCAGCTTTACCGCATCAACCAGATTTAGAACAAATTAATGATTTGTGTATGGAATTAGTAGAAATGGAAGGGTGGGGTTAA
- a CDS encoding type II toxin-antitoxin system VapC family toxin — translation MKLLLDTHVFIWSVGNTKKLSENVRSLLIDTNNTWFISIASVWELQIKYQIGKLNLPSSIPNLIETQLQVNKLKILPIELDHIYALEGLQNHHRDPFDRILIAQSIVEEIPLLSVDTVFDSYPVQRIW, via the coding sequence ATGAAATTACTGTTAGACACTCACGTATTTATTTGGTCAGTAGGAAACACTAAAAAACTATCTGAGAATGTTAGAAGCCTATTAATAGATACTAACAATACTTGGTTCATTAGTATAGCTAGTGTTTGGGAATTACAAATTAAATATCAGATTGGCAAGCTCAATTTACCATCATCGATACCTAATTTAATTGAAACTCAACTGCAAGTAAATAAGCTAAAAATATTGCCAATAGAGTTGGATCACATCTATGCTCTTGAAGGCTTACAAAATCATCATCGTGACCCTTTTGATAGAATTTTGATAGCTCAGTCAATAGTTGAGGAAATACCTTTATTAAGTGTAGATACAGTATTTGATTCATATCCAGTTCAAAGGATTTGGTAG